In the Scomber japonicus isolate fScoJap1 chromosome 18, fScoJap1.pri, whole genome shotgun sequence genome, one interval contains:
- the LOC128378761 gene encoding peripheral myelin protein 22-like, whose protein sequence is MLLILLGVLILHLIILILLIVSTAASTWSVGGDRTTDLWYNCATTNGGYHCSPASNEEWIQAVQALMILSLLFCFFSLIAFLYQLFRLVKGGRFFFTAIFQILASLFVMCGAIIYTVMNPDDATVTHYGYAYVLAWVAFPLCLISGLIYIVLRKKE, encoded by the exons ATGCTGCTCATCCTGCTTGGAGTGCTGATCTTGCACTTAATCATTCTCATTCTTCTCATCGTGTCAACAGCAGCCAGT ACCTGGTCTGTAGGAGGGGACAGGACCACAGATCTATGGTACAATTGCGCGACAACTAATGGAGGCTACCACTGTTCGCCAGCCAGCAATGAAG AATGGATCCAGGCAGTGCAAGCCCTCATGATCCTGTCCTTGCTATTCTGCTTCTTCTCCCTCATTGCATTCCTGTATCAGCTGTTCAGACTGGTCAAGGGCGGACgcttcttcttcactgccaTCTTCCAGATCCTGGCTA gtCTGTTTGTGATGTGTGGGGCAATCATCTACACTGTGATGAATCCGGATGATGCTACTGTCACACATTATGGATACGCTTACGTGCTGGCCTGGGTggctttccctctctgtctcatcAGTGGCCTCATTTATATCGTcctgaggaagaaagaatga